The window CTCCCGCTGCCAGTCGCGTCTCCACGCTGCCGAGCCGGCCTCCACACTCCACGTGACGCACCCGACTCCACGCTGCCGAGCCGGCctccacgccacgccgccggccgcatcTCCACGGGCCGCGCCGGCCTCCACACCACCGGCCTCGCCTCCACGCTCCTCcacgcgccaccaccaccagagcCACGCCTCCTATGCTCCCGCTGCCGCCTGCATCCCCGCTGCCACCGCATCCCCGCTGCcacccgcctcccctcccgcaccTAGCTCCAGATCCGGCAATGGTCGACGCGGATCCGGTGATGCCCGAGGTCGTAGACTCCGCCACCGCTGCCTTCACCACCGCGGCCCacaccccgccgcctccgcctgccgccgccttcaccaCCGTGGCCCACATCCCACCGCCAGTCTCTGCCTCCACCTACCGCCGCCAACCCCGCGCCCCTgcgccgcctgtcgccaccaCGACCacctgccgccgtcgcccgcgcgccCTGCACGCCTCCGGCCTCGACGACAGCGCCGCTCCGGCCGGCCTCCACCCTCAGATTCGCCCGCGCCGGATCTAGGGTGGCCGCCGCCAcgagccccgccgccaccatcctaGCAAGCTGATGGCTTTGCCGGCCGTTtgctcaggcggcggcgaggcagaggggaggggggaagaacggcggcggcggtggcttgggtcgccgcccgagtcgcccGAGCGGGAGGCGACGCGGGGGCCTTAGAGCAAATTAAGCTCCAAGAGTATACATTCAGGTATTTGAAAATCAGGATTTAGAAAATACAAGAACATGATGCCACACCTCAGTGAATAATATGGAAAGTAAATACACAAATTTGTAAAATAGGATGCCACACCTCATTAAATACTATAGAAAGTAAATCCACAAGATTGTGAAAATGTTTTTTGATAGCACTatatgaaaaacataggaatttcgAGACACAAAGGGCTTTTGagtagatgtgacacatcatattactacgaatttggacaagagactatctagattcgtagtactatgatGTATCTCATCCATCCAAAAACACTTATATtttagtacggagggagtagcaatttctagtttttttttccttgtaggATTTCCATACTAAATAACTCCTTagtttttcctttattttactACTTAAgtcaccaaaattttggtaggttATGTTTTGGCTTTAATATAAAACGGTATATTTGCGCCTCTTTATCCTATGTTGATGATCGAGTTAATTAATCTCTATCCCGCATGtaatataatggattctctTTTACTACAATCTTAGAGCCAAAGCCAAAAGGAATCCATTACATTTCTGAGCATCTCTACACTCTTCTGGATGTACTCAAGAATctacacatacatatatgcgTAAACAATTCATTGGTGGCCCAAGACATAAAAAAGAACCCTAGAGCTCTAGACAGACATATTCCGCTTTACATATAGTAGGACGGAATGCAGTGGAAAACAGCACAAAATAGGATTCCAGCTAGGGAACATGAAAGTAAATAGAAAAATTCTCTAAAAGAAAGTTGTAAATATAAAGTAATTTAGCTTAAAGAGAAGCTAGAATCGTAAAGCAGACAGATCGTATGCCCCGTCATGGGTACAGAGAAGTTTAAAAACGACGATGTGCCTATGGATGGTGGGGAATAATGCATATGTTACAGCGATTTAATAATGGAGTAAGTAGAAAATATGCAAAGGTGTTCCCGATAAGtggaaaattttgaataaggcAATTGAAATTAGAAGGTGTGCGCTGAAGAAATATTACACCCAGCCCATCAAGCCCATATACTGCCCAGGCGCCCAGCCCAAATCACATGAGGCCCATTTACCATGCACGCGGGAGCACCGTACCAAATGTGCCCACCATGGCCGCCGTGGCATTGCAAAAACGGGAGAGAAACAACACGTCGCCCTTCTCCGTTCGCTCTCCTCTCATGGCCATCCCTAAAACACGCCATGGTCATCGACGAACCGCCTGTCCATTTCCAttgccgcccctcctcctcctcctcctcctcctgcacgGTAGATTAAGATCGATGCATGGTGCGATTTCTGCATCGGGAAGGGCAGATTAAGATCGATGCAACAAGCAGAACGGCTAATCCGCAGCGTTGGACGACATGCACGTACGATCGCCGGCAAGGTCCATGGACACCTCCCTCTCCAtcgccgtcgcagccgccgccgtcgtgctgcTGCTCCTCGTGCGGGGCGCCGATGCCGAGATCAGGACGACGCTCATCGTGTCGGACGCTCGGCCTCTCATTCTGTTCGAGCAGTTTGGCTTCGAGCGTGGCGGGAAGGCGACCATCTCCATACGCCGCTCGTTTTGGAATCTCCGGCGGGGGTCACGGCGCACCGCGGTTGACCCCAGCCTCATGGGGTTCGTCCTCATCTCCGGAACCCAGTTCCCGAAGATCAACAACGCGTCCGCGTACGCGGCCGCCGACCCGGGGgacaacggcgacgacggcgggggcAGTTACTGCGTGCTGACGAGCGAGTACGCCCTCCCGGTGCTCCGGCTCGGCGACGTCCCGCCCGGCGGCGTCACCACCACCGTGAGCATCGACGACCCAGACCAGTACGCCGTCGTGTTCAGCAACTGCCAGGACGGCGTGGAGGTCACCGTCGACGTGTACACCGAGATGTACAACGTGCGGGACGGCATCTCCGACGGGCCCAGGGACTACCTACCCGTGGGCCTGCGGCCGCTGCCGACCATCTACACGGTCGTGTCGGAGGTGTACTTCGCGTTCCTGGCGCTGTGGGCGTGCGTGTGCGTGCGGCACCGCGCGACGGTGGAGCGGATCCACGCCGTCATGGGCGCGCTGCTGCTGTTCAAGGCGCTCAAGATGGCGTGCGCGGCGGAGGACTCGTGGTACGTGGAGCGCACCGGCACGCCGCACGGCTGGGACGTGGCGTTCTACGTCTTCGGCTTCTTCAAGGGCGTCCTGCTCTTCACCGTCATCATCCTCATCGGCACCGGCTGGTCCATCCTCAAGCCCTACCTCCAGGTGATCACCATTGATCTTAATTACTCTCTCTCGCCATTAACGAACCTAGAATTCCAGGCTATAGAATTTTCCATTTTTACAGAATTATTGCGAATTACTCGTTCcaggagagggagaagaacaTGCTTATGATCGTGATCCCGCTGCAAGTGGTCGAGAACCTGTTGCTGGTGGTGATCGGGGAGACGGGGCCGACGGGGCAGGACTGGGTCGTGTGGAACCAGGTGTTCCTGCTGGTGGACGTCATCTGCTGCTGCGCCGTGTTCTTCCCGATCATCTGGTCGATCCGCAGCATGCGCGAGGCATCCAAGACCGATGGCAAGGCGGCGCTCAACCTCCAGAAGCTCACGCTGTTCAAGCGCTTctacctcgtcgtcgtcggctacCTCTACTTCACCCGGATCATCGCGTCGGCGTTCCTCGCCTTGCTCAGCTACAAGTACCAGTGGGGCGTCAACGTGGCCATCGAGGCCGCCAGCCTCGCCTTCTACCTGTTCGTTTTCTACAACTTCCAGCCGGTGGCGAAGAACCCGTACTTGTACATTGGCGACACGGTGGAGGACGCGGCGGTCGAGCGTGAGATGGACGACGAAGGTCGATTTTGAGCGCCCTCGTGGATCGTCCATATGATTTTTCCCCCCAAGTTTTATGCGTTTCATTAGTTGGCTAGCTGCGTTAATTGTGTACGACTATATGTTTCGTGCTCGATCGGAGCGTCAGGCTCGCGGATTGGCGTGTGCCTGAAACGGTGATGATGTGACGACTGGTGTGTCTCTCCCTTTTGTACAAGAAGGCATGCTCAACGGATCGGGAAATTAGCAACAAAATTGCATAATAGAGTGTACAGCAATGGACATTATGGACTGTTGTTTTATATCATGATCTATTATTGATTCCTCGGCTATATATGTATAATTCATGCACCACAAAATATATAttgacccaaaaaaaaactgaactcTATTATATTCTAGTAACGTAGAAACTGGTCTCGCTCACTACCACATGACGGGCGGATTGCATATTCACGCACGTTAACTGGCACCCCCAGGCTGCGTCCTCCCCTTGTTTGGGTATGACGCAGCGATGTCCGTACTGGACGCATGGCACGGAGTCCTCAGCGCGGCGACGGGGTCGTCCCCGACCCGCCTCGACATGCACGACACAAGCGTCCCCAGGTGGACGTGGCGGGGGTCGTAGCTGTGGTAGCCACTGTGGATGACGGTCGGGATCTTCACCGCGACGTCGAACGcctccgccccgcgccgcgcgtccGCCGCGAGCGCGTCCAGCGCGGAGCCCGGCAAGCGCACGCCGGCGCCCCACGCGACGACGTGCTGCTCCTTCGTCTCCCGCGCCCCGACGCAGAGCTGCTCCACGGACCCGATGGCGAGCTGGACGCCGCGGTAGGTGACCTCCACGGTTGTACCAGGCCAGATGCAGTTTGGGTAGTTGGTCACCTGGTTCTGCGAGGAGAGGCGGACTGTGAGGTTGAACACCGGGTCCAGCGTCGGGTGGTCGAGATCGAGGCCGGAGACGGCGTCGATCGAGGCGGAGTAAACCAGATCCCTGGTGGACACAGCTATGAGGTAAAACAACCCGCCGACAGCGAGGCCAACGAACAGGAGTACGATGGCAGTGCTCACGACACGGCACCAGTTTACACCATGGCAACCGCACCGCCGGCGATGACGGGGAGACCAATGGTCTGCCGGCGACGCTTCCATCTGAATCGTCGTCGCAGCTGGCATGCTTaattcgttttccgcgcgcccTGGAAGATCGATACGACTTGGTCAGTTTTATGCGGAGTTTCGTGAACGTTTGATCACTCGGGAACGGGCGACGTCGTACGATTTCTATACGGTCCAGAATTCCTGATCTCCTGATTCCTATAcacccgaagacccgcagtccaaggatttcgaggatcaagctcaagatctcgagcaaggcaagccacctttgaacatcttgagcctatatttgaacttaattatgttgcttgaaaaatattatgcattaataggatcgcacttaatctgtttgtcccgtctgcaaggcagaatGGCagcctacctaatttgttgcatttgatccttccttcgttaattgttataccatgttcccttgtaaccacccagttgcgcctcggaaatcgtgcactctgcacgagtatcgacggtcgccttcaaacttaaaatatgataaacatcttgggtaaaacttgggttttacaaaagacttggaaaacccgacacctgggtcggtgcttgcgaactaaatgaattttccaaaaccgcggaccggggaacgtaccgggtgtacggtttcccgctcttgcacctaaggaccgtttccttggaatttcatccgaacataagacaagtacgaccacatgggtggaatgggacacccctggctgagtaactagcttatcaggggagccttgatgccgagagacatgtggattcgccggggtagtgtcggggaggacccctgggcttcctggcacagtatggtatgggacctaacctgttgttggtctgggacccctctcgtcggcatatggtaaacctgtgtcggctttggaaatgccttgtcatgaaagcttggaggtctcccgacgtggctgatccccacgggctgggtgatccgggttagtaatgtcgtgtgggtaaagtgtaccccctctgcagaggttaacaaactgttcgaacagccgtgcccacggtcatgggcggatgtgaggtgattcctagcatagttttgtttgactactgcttgtgaaattgctgttgtggaaaggggatcgatgtttggaaaatctgcagctgatgggatcagctaggcccgggaggccgtttgaaagttgttggcccgggtggccgtttgaaaattgttggccgggtgccaatcttgatcaattcaaaagactgatacattgcacatactccgaccggacgagacgcactgtctcatccgtgtcgtttgagaagcactcacttagttgttttcagaaaagagatcaaataaaatcaattgcaaaaacaacagcctttccttgaagcttgcattaaacacttatttcctatggcttgctgagtactcccgtactcacccttgctctatataaataatcccccccagttgctgaagaagatgaagcggatcccgctacgatgagttttagggtttcggcctagttcccaagtcgcgcctgtgttgtttggtccgagtcttggcttccgcttcccttttgaaatgcagttgtgagctcgggatctgtccgcagcccaacatgactgtacctctactctataataaagagacctctgttgctgtgatattctgtcttcctgtgataccagcactgtttcctaggACTGGTAtagattaacaggttaatttggagcgtcacgggctagttccggtcgggactagttaggggcgtgacaagagatggtatcagagcacaggcttgcccctagggcgaaacccgacgtttaggacgaccctaagggtactaagttcaaaactacttgcgaaaagctaaggcTTTTTTTGGTTTccttattttcaatagtttgtttctaaaatggttactgatcttttctccctctttcaaaattgtagatggcagtgaacgccagcttcagttcccacggttttggtgagggtcaccatGTCGCTCAGCTTCGAGACCTCGCCCgcttccttggcttctcgtgtcccgagtacacggggtactccgtggaccgtgttccccctcgctgtgagctctctgtgtacctttaccctcgtggaggtatacacggagctggccttcgcccacaccacttcactgtggccaggcccactctccagatcgcgtgccaggacctctcctggactgcgcttcgtcgcTTGGCCTacgactacagccaccgtctcgggggctctgccttccggcagcttccacgccttccttctggccacgcaaacgccaggtacccttgtcctTACAGTGAGTTtcagccagtgctgactcgcatggttgagctttcggaggctcaggccactcagcacgacctactccttgaggcttaccgctcccttgcccgccgctacgccgctctggaggcccgtctggccgaggagggtgtcacctcagttgacactgTCTCTTGGGACTCAGGTCGCCTCTaccacgccagccacctgtcctcccacagctcccgcggctctgctcgcactcccagtggcctgcgctcccccagctcgcgtgcgccgtactcaccagtgtactccccctacccTCACCCAGTTAGCCCCTCCTACACCCCTggacacaccccagttgcttcctcccaccgtggcccacgctttatccgcactgcgcggaagcgtgttgttggttcttccaccgtgttccgtttcGACTACCCAGCTCCCAcaccgccagcggcccgtgctgctgtcggccctcgacaggttccgccggtcccttcgcgtcagccgatcgacgtttcttcgactgaggagccgactacaggaggcagccaggcagacgaggagtagaggaggcagtcttcagcagccgtccgtgtgttaggcccttttgttccgccgccaactcttttggagtcgtggcgaggtagtgcgtgcgtgtgtttgatgtgggtgttgtttggtagtccggttctcctaggtggtgtgcgcacagtcaagctcggcgtagctctgtgacttgtccacacccgttgtattaggtgtttttatgatttgaaaaatccagtttatgcctagtgtgtgctatctgagttgctatttactttgctccttgccctcctaagtgcttatctgatTCTTACCTCGCCCTCatctgggagtttagatggctagccgcccccgccgtgctgctcgtgcaccagcccgctttggttttgaggaaggtagagttgagccagaagcaaatcatgagtcagctaatgagcagtctcaccacagcaaccgttcgcaccgtACTACTTCCCGCAACGCAGAAGTTGAGCAACCCCGCCGCAGCAACCGCTCGCATCACACAGCTTCCCGTAATGCAGAGATGgaacagtctcaccgctctcaccgcactgccagtcacaattctggagaagaacgcctcccttccccacctcatgtggaaaacaacatgcaacacttaatggcagttcagacacaaatcttgcaaggattAGCCGCAGCCGTAGCCGGTTATCAGCACaatgcgcatggaaatggccaccctcacatgGGCAACAATAGATCCAATCTAACAGACTTTCTGAGGTCtcgtccgccagagttctctcagaccgtcgagcccgtcgaggctgacgattggctgaaagatgttgatagaaaactcaacttagtgcagtgtactcctgttgagaagacgctctacgcctctcaccagctaaaaggacctgctgcagattggtgggagaattactgcaatgcacaccctgaacccactaacattgcttgggatgagtttgctacggctttccgtgcagctcatgtgcctgaaagcaccattgatatgaagaaagaggaattcaacagacttaagcaaggcaacaacagtgtcaatgagtacctaagtatgttcaacaagttggctcggtacgcccctgaggaagtggacacagacaagaagaagatcaggaagttcttgaagggaatcgcagtaggaatgagactccagttgcttgctcatgacttccccacttttcaacatatgatcaacaaggcacttctacttgaggatgccagaaaagaggctaccgaagaatacaagaaacgcaagtctaaccatcagggaaattcttcccgaggcgcacctcgccctcgctatggtcaacccatgcaataccaccagtcggtcactcaggctaaccgccagccaggctacgcccctcgtcctcagatgaaccgtccggcacctcagccacagcagcgtgcccctagtggcaatactgcaccaaacagtgttacctctttcaagtcaccgctaggaccgtcagcagttcagtgtttccggtgcaaccagatgggtcactatgcccgacagtgccctcagaatcctaccaacaccaactcagggcatgctaatggcagcactgccagaactcctactccagcggcagctcagtctcgtcctagctctcaggcaagtggacaaggcTCTCGTGCTTCCAACAACTTTGGTCGAGGCCGGGTGAACCACATTCAAGCTGAgaccgctcaggatgctccagacgttgtgatgggtatgttctctgtcaactccgtacccgcaatagttctgtttgattcagaagcttcccattctttcatatcacaagcttttgtgaaaagaaatggttggaaaacccaaaatttacgtgtaccaatgatagtacattcccctgggaggaatataagggcaactcaaatatgcccggaagttaaccttagaattgaggaagttgacttcctagccaaaccgatagtcctagactcgcaaagcttggacatcatcctagggatggattggttggctaagcacaaagggcagatagattgtgccgaaaagtccatcaccttgcaaggacctggaggaaagcaagtccgctttacctctaacacccctaccgcgagtcggtctatcctaacctgtttacaagtcacctccttggagtcggtgcccatagtctgtgaatatcccgacgtatttccagaagaattaacaagtatgccaccagaccgagagattgagttcgccatagaactggcaccaggcaccgcaccaattgcaaaaagaccctaccgaatggcagctaatgagttagcagaagttaaaagacaaatcgaagaattggagagtaaaggttatgtgcgacctagctcatccccttggggagccccagtgctcctggtcaagaaaaaggatggctgtgagagaatggtaatcgactatagagccctaaatgaagtaactataaagaacaagtacccgttgccacggattgacgatttgttcgatcaacttaaaggagcaagagttttctctaaaattgacttgagatcaggttaccaccaattgaaaatcagatctgaagatatcccgaagaccgctttctcaacgcgttatggtctatatgagttcacagtgatgtccttcggactcaccaatgctccagcattcttcatgaacataatgaacaaaatcttcatggaatacctggaccagtttgtcgtggtgttcatcgatgacatcctgatatactccaagaatgaggaagaacatgctgaacacctgaggctgataatggaaaagctcagggatcatcaactattcgctaaattctcgaaatgcgaattttg of the Oryza sativa Japonica Group chromosome 2, ASM3414082v1 genome contains:
- the LOC136355276 gene encoding uncharacterized protein, translated to MVAAGLVAAATLDPARANLRVEAGRSGAVVEAGGVQGARATAAGGRGGDRRRRGAGLAAVGGGRDWRWDVGHGGEGGGRRRRRGVGRGGEGSGGGVYDLGHHRIRVDHCRIWS
- the LOC4330002 gene encoding protein CANDIDATE G-PROTEIN COUPLED RECEPTOR 7; the encoded protein is MHVRSPARSMDTSLSIAVAAAAVVLLLLVRGADAEIRTTLIVSDARPLILFEQFGFERGGKATISIRRSFWNLRRGSRRTAVDPSLMGFVLISGTQFPKINNASAYAAADPGDNGDDGGGSYCVLTSEYALPVLRLGDVPPGGVTTTVSIDDPDQYAVVFSNCQDGVEVTVDVYTEMYNVRDGISDGPRDYLPVGLRPLPTIYTVVSEVYFAFLALWACVCVRHRATVERIHAVMGALLLFKALKMACAAEDSWYVERTGTPHGWDVAFYVFGFFKGVLLFTVIILIGTGWSILKPYLQEREKNMLMIVIPLQVVENLLLVVIGETGPTGQDWVVWNQVFLLVDVICCCAVFFPIIWSIRSMREASKTDGKAALNLQKLTLFKRFYLVVVGYLYFTRIIASAFLALLSYKYQWGVNVAIEAASLAFYLFVFYNFQPVAKNPYLYIGDTVEDAAVEREMDDEGRF